The DNA window TTTGTCTACACAACAATCGGCATTGCTGCTATCGGTAGCAGTCTAGTGATAAGTGATCGACTACTCGGCACTACCTATTGGCCGAATACTGCCGAGTATGGACGGAATCTCTTCATCTTTGCACTCATGACCTATTTACTGGCTCCTGATCGCGATATCACGGAACGATGGGAATTGATTGTCATTGTCTCGCTCTCAACTAGTGTCTGGGTGATGGTGATTGCAGCTTACACAGCTCCAGAGGGTATCCTAATAGTCTTATCGTTCATACTGATTCTTCTTGGAGTCGTGGTTGGCGCCCACGGGAAATACCGACAGTGGGCAAATCCCCCAGCCCAGCATTAGCGGACAGCAGTGGACACTCGGAAAAGGCACAATCCAAGTAGTCCGCCCAGTGTCTCAAGAACAGCGGCAACTACGGCCCCAACAATAATCGTCCACAGAATACGGAATGTAAGACCTAGCATTTCACCACCAATTCCCATGCCAGCGAGATGGATACCGAATCCTGCTGCGAGCGCTAAGGTGAATAGCCACACCCGACGGAGACTCTGATCCTGGACGGCAAGCACTGCACAGTCAGTGAGCAGTCCGACTGCAAGATATTCTAACCGAAGAAATTGGAATACGGGCAAGTCAAACCGTTTTACCACAACAAGAAACCCAGCAGAACACACAAACAACCCTAAAGTGATCAATACAGTTTGTAATCGCGTTCGTTGATCAGTTAATGATGATGTCAAAACACTCACAATCAGCATTACAAATCTCATCAATATTTCGACTACCAATTGGGGATTGATTCTTAGTGAAATGATGATTCTGAGTATTCTCCAATGATTCTCATCTTCTTCCTTTATGACTGCCTCATAATAAGTTTCATTGACCTCTCATTATAGTCACCCTATCACTTCTAGAGCCATTCTCTCTAAGCAGAGTTCAAGCGATCGTAGCTATGCTTAACGGGCTTGAGTTTGCTCACTCGTCATCAACAGTGATATAGACATTCTACCCAGCAGATCGGCTACATCTAATCCGTACTAACCCCGATATATCCCGGTCAGAATATAGAACGTAGAATCATCAGAATGCTACGGATGTCGCCCGACAGACCGGCCGATGCCAGCCAGTCGAGACAATTAACTAGAAAACCTCGATTGGCTCATCAAACTCGAGGTGAAAGGCAGTCTTTGCTCCTCGTTTTGTGAGGAAGATTAGAGCGAATCGTTGTGCTGGTCGGCTGGATCCTGTTGCTCATCGACAGCATCCGTAAACAGATCCTCATCCAACCCCTCTTCGAATTCGTTACCATTGTCTTGGGCCGAAATCGCCAGTGTGAGCAGCTCTTCGACCGCTTGTTCTTGATTGAGAAAATCACCTTGTTCGACAAGCCGATCAATATCACTCTCGATGCGGTCAGGCAAGGCGACCTCAAGTGTGACCATAGACACAATCCGTTCTCGAGATAGTTAACTCTCGGGCTAGTTTCTCGATGTGTAGTAGTATCATTTATCCAGTTTTGCTGTTTCCTACTCTTTCCTCGGAACAATCTTCGAAATGCATGAAAATGAATCACCCACTGACTGTGAAGCTGCCGAGACGGCACAGCAACGCGCACAATGAGAACTCTTCCGCTTCAATGTTGAATCTTCGATTTGACCAGAATTCCCATATTGGGCGATCAGACCAACTTCTGAGAGGGATTTTGTCTATCTACTCCAGTGAAATTGTTCGATCGGCCCATTCTCGGAGAATCTTGACAGCCTCACGTTCGCAACGCGAGA is part of the Haladaptatus sp. R4 genome and encodes:
- a CDS encoding CopG family transcriptional regulator; translated protein: MVTLEVALPDRIESDIDRLVEQGDFLNQEQAVEELLTLAISAQDNGNEFEEGLDEDLFTDAVDEQQDPADQHNDSL